The region GGCGCTGGTGGGATTGAACCCGCCATCCTGCTGTTGTGCGGAGCGCTCTTGACTTTGCCAGTCTGGGCGGCTGGCGTGATGTGGGGGCGCGTCACAAACAAAGGTGATTGGGCGCAAACTGAGCTGGAAAGAGCGCCAGACAGCGGACACCTTCTGCGCGCCTTTGTGCCCTTTCTGGTGATGGCGGCATTGTTGGTCGCGGGCGGGATTGTTGGCACGACCGGTATGGGCACTTTGGATTTCCTCTTGTTGCCCAAGGGCGCGCTGATCATTGCCGCGATCCTCGCCCTGTTGCAAACGTCACCGGACGCTCGGCGCGACTGTCTGGACAGCGCGGTTCGGCGAACCGGCTCGCTTCTTCTGGTCATCGGGGCGGCAAGCGCCTTCGGGGCGGTGCTGACGGGCATGTTGGCGCTGGACAGCCTGTTCCCGCAGGGCGATGGGATGCTCACCCTGATCGCGCTGTTTGCCTTGACGGTGCTGTTCAAGCTGGCGCAGGGATCGTCCATGGCAACCTTCGCCGCCATCGCGCCCGTAGCGGCCCCGATCGTGATGACCAGCAGCGTCAACGAAGTTGCGGCCGTCTTCGCGATTTGCCTTGGTTCTTTCATCGCGATCCTGCCCAACGACAGCTATTATTGGCTTGTCCGGCGGGACGCTCTGACCGATCAGGATAGCGAAGGGCGCGCCATTGGAATCCTGTCAGGCGGGACAGTCGTGCAGGCGTTGGTCGGCATGGCCCTTCTTCTCGCGGTGGTGGCCCTATGGACCTGACGAAGACAACAACGCGAAAACCGGAACGGCCGGACACCGCCGCAATTGCCGTGATCGACGCAGAAGGTCTGGCAACAGGTCATGCCAGCTTCCGGGATACGCCGCATGATTGGAACAGCTTCAGTGCGAGCTTTTTGACCGGACGCGGACTTTCGCTGATTGCGGAAACCGAACGCGCTGTCGCTGCCTGGGCCGGTATAAGCCTGACCTCGCCTTGCCCAGTCTACCACGGTGTGGGCGAGGTCTCGATCTATGTCTCTGCGACGCGGCAAGGAAGTGGACTCGGCCGCCGCCTGCTTGGGGATTTGGTGTTGGCGTCCGAGAGCGCTGGA is a window of Labrenzia sp. CE80 DNA encoding:
- a CDS encoding permease; amino-acid sequence: MTDASSTPLSSSSLRSHMPDLPLIIWMVLLTLVLGLSAGMGADEIVSTYNTGFGRALGEFALILLPSFTLAAALSRQNIASNAAGRTAALAAPVAGAGMICPDTAYAALSTAAGRYKLDTAFGAYAGFKLLYPAGPLIVAAGLGATGAGGIEPAILLLCGALLTLPVWAAGVMWGRVTNKGDWAQTELERAPDSGHLLRAFVPFLVMAALLVAGGIVGTTGMGTLDFLLLPKGALIIAAILALLQTSPDARRDCLDSAVRRTGSLLLVIGAASAFGAVLTGMLALDSLFPQGDGMLTLIALFALTVLFKLAQGSSMATFAAIAPVAAPIVMTSSVNEVAAVFAICLGSFIAILPNDSYYWLVRRDALTDQDSEGRAIGILSGGTVVQALVGMALLLAVVALWT
- a CDS encoding GNAT family N-acetyltransferase, with the translated sequence MDLTKTTTRKPERPDTAAIAVIDAEGLATGHASFRDTPHDWNSFSASFLTGRGLSLIAETERAVAAWAGISLTSPCPVYHGVGEVSIYVSATRQGSGLGRRLLGDLVLASESAGRWLPRYFRKTKPALHCMLLWDSSPLAPEGIWAG